A stretch of DNA from Candidatus Thermoplasmatota archaeon:
TCGTTCACGAGCTCGCCCAAGGCGGACAGCGTCTGATGCTCGCCCTGGGCGCCCACGAAGACGGAGAGCGCCACGGCCGACGCGTTGAGCCGAACGGCGTCCTCCACGGACGTCGTGACGACTTCGTTCGAAAGGTCCTCCATGAGGACCGAGGCGCCGCCCGACACGCGAAGGATGAGCGCGGCGGAGGTCTCAGGAGGAAGGCTCGTGCGCGCGACGCCTCGCGTGACGGCCACCGCGTCGGCGTGCGGGAGAAGCGGCGCAAGCGTGGAACGGGGATCCTCGAGCTTGGAGGTCGGACCCAGGAAGTAGCCGTGGTCGGCCGCGAGCATGACGCTCTTGCCGCGGGGGGCAAGCTTCGCCATGCGGTTCTGGAAGCCCCAATCGCTGCGGATCGTCTTCACGCGGGACACCGGGGCGACGCATGGACCGGCCGCATATAGGCTTTGCCGCGGCAGGGTCGGCGCCAATC
This window harbors:
- the lsrF gene encoding 3-hydroxy-5-phosphonooxypentane-2,4-dione thiolase — protein: MSRVKTIRSDWGFQNRMAKLAPRGKSVMLAADHGYFLGPTSKLEDPRSTLAPLLPHADAVAVTRGVARTSLPPETSAALILRVSGGASVLMEDLSNEVVTTSVEDAVRLNASAVALSVFVGAQGEHQTLSALGELVNECESIGMPVLGITAVGKELEKRDARYLSLASRICAEFGASMVKTYYCDDFAKVVEACPVPIVIAGGPKLSTPMDAFVMARGAMEAGAIGVDMGRNIWQGEHPVAMIRAIRAIVHDGYTAKEADQLYAEVRSGKSR